DNA sequence from the Oligoflexus sp. genome:
GGATCACAAGGCGCATGGTATCAAGGCGGGTCAAACCCAAAGCCTCCGAGGCTTCCATTTGCCCCTTCTGCACGGAGAGAATACCGGCCCTGACAATCTCTGCGACAAAGGCCGCCGTATAAAGGCTGAGCGCTGCGACCAGGGAAACGAATTCAGGAATCAGCTGCAGACCACCGCTGAAATTGAAACCCTGGAGTTCGGGCCAGCTGATCTGCCAACGCTGACCGAGCAGAAGCAGTGTGAGCAGGGGAAAGATCACGGGGATCGCATAAGGCAGAAGATGCCAGGCCGGAAAACGCCCCGCTTCCACCCGCTTTTTCACCGCCGCCTGACGCAGGTAATGCCCAACGATCAGACCGAGTATCAAAGCCAAAGCTATGTAAAAAGCCGCAGCCGGTTCCATGGGAAAAGGAATGGAAAGCCCACGGTTATTCAGATAGACGACCCCGAAGAATTCAAGGCTCTCACGCGGGCCCGGCAGATTCCTGAGAACGGCGAAATACCAGAAAAAGAGCTGCAGGAGGAGAGGAATATTGCGGAGCGTCTCGACGTAAATCGTTCCGAGCAAACGGATCAAAGGATTCTGTGACAGCCGCGCCAGGGCCACGAGCAGCCCCAGAAGACTCGCGAACACCACGCCTATCGCGGAAACCAAAAGCGTATTCAAAAGCGCGATGATGAAGAGCTGACCAAAGGTCGTGGTCTCATCATAGGGCAGAAGATGAAAGGCGAGATCAAATCCCGCCGGCTGGCTGAGAAAGCCAAAACCCGAGGCGATGCCGCGGGCTTCAAGATTGAGAACGGTATTATGGATGATGAGGCCCAGAATCAGGACCACGATCAGAAGAGCCAAAGCCTGCAGAAGAAGGCCACGTCCCTGCGTTTTTTTGCGAGCGGCTTGAGCCATGGACCCATCCATCAACGGAAGGGCATGGAGTACTGAAGACCTCCATCACGCCAGAGAGCATTCTGCCCACGCGCGATTTTCAGCGGCGTGTTCGCACCCAGATTCCTTTCGAAAATCTCCTGATAGCTGCCGACCTGCTTGACGACCTGCAGTGCCCAATCCGCCTTTAAACCAAGGTTTTTTCCAAGATCGCCTTCCATGCCGAGCAGACGACGGACGGCGGGATTGGAGTTGGCTTTCTGCTGATCCACGTTCGCGGAGGTGATCTTCAATTCCTCGGCTTCGATCATGGCAAAAAGAGTCCAGCGCACGATATCACCCCAACGGTTGTCGCCGTGGCGAACGGCAGGGCCCAGGGGTTCCTTGGAAATAATTTCCGGCAGGATCACATGATCCTCGGGTTTTTTCAGACGCGTGCGATCCGCGTAAAGTCCTGACTGATCCGAACTCATCACATCACAACGGCCCGCATCATAAGCGGCTACGACCTCATCGTTCTTTTCAAAGGCCACGAGCTTATAGGTCATCTTCTGCGAGCGGAAATAATCGGCCAGGTTCAGCTCGGTCGTCGTTCCCAAATTGACGCAAACTGTCGCACCATTCAGGTCCTTCAGCGTCTTCACGTTCAGTTTTTTCGGAGCCATAAAACCCTGGCCGTCATAATAAAGCACGCCAGGAAAATCAACGGCCAGCGACGTATCCCGGACGATGGTCCACGAGGTATTGCGGGACAGAAGATCAATTTCGCCCGATTGCAGGGCTGTGAAACGTTCCTTGGCCGAGAGCGAGGTGTACTTCACCTTGTTCGCGTCGCCCAGGGTTGCCGCCGCCACACCGCGACAGAGGTCGACGTCGATCCCGCGCCATTGGCCCGCTTTATCAGGACTGGAAAAGCCTGCCAGTCCCTGGCTCACGCCACACTTGAGAAATCCGCGTTTTTTGACCTCATCGAGCGTGTCGGCTTGCAGCCAGCTGCTGGTGATCAAAAGAGAGAGTCCGCATATACTGGGCCAAAAGGATTTCATTCACTATCCTCCTTGTCGCATTCCGTTTCGTTAAGTTGCAGTCTTATAGCACAAGCCTGCCGCGAGGCAAACCATGAGCTGAGTTTGAGCGAACGTCCCGGCTCTTCCAGCGGGCCTTGCCCCCCGGGGTTATATCGGTTAAGTTCGAGGGACATTTTTTCCGGCCTGAAAGTGCCCATACGAGCTGACAGGGAGCAGGTTTCGAGCATGACACAATTACAAAACTCCATGTTCTTTGACATCCTCTTTCCCGCAGATGAGGATGATGCCCAAGGCAATAGCCAGTTGTTCCTGCAAAAGGTCCTTCGTCATCAACTTGCCGGTGATTCCATCGTTCGGGATTCGACCCTGGTCATCTTCGACTTTGAAACCACGGGCCTCGACTCCCTGCGCGATCGCATCATCGAAGTGGGGGCCATTAAATATCAAAACGGCGAGCGTGTCGCTGATTTTTCCACGCTCATCAAACCCGATATCCCGCTGCCCGAGGTGGCGAGCCGCATCACCGGCATCACAGCCGACATGCTCGAAAATCAGCCAACGATCGACGAGGTGCTGCCGAAGTTCCTCCAGTTCATCGACCACACCTTGCTCGTGGCTCACAACGCCGAGTTCGATATGGCCTTTCTGAAGCACGCCTGTCATCGGCTCGGCTATCAGATCGAGTGGTCCTGCTTCTGTACTTTGAAACTCGCCCGGCAGCTCCTGCCGGATCTTGAGTCCAAAAATCTTGATAGTTTGGCACAGCATTACGGCCTCAGCTTCGCGGCCCGTCACCGGTCCATCGGTGACTGCGAGGTGACCGGCGCTGTGCTTAATTCTCTGCTGCGCGGCGAGGGGGCCGGGCTGCAGCAATGGAAGGATTTTTCTCCCTTCCAAGTTGCCTGATATTCGTGGGGGTCTATGCGCATCTCATCCAAGATTGATCGGAACAGTGAACACTTCCAGCAGAACGTTGCCTGGCATCAGCAGCTGACGCAGGAATTGAACGCCCGCCTTGAAGAGGTTCGACTCGGCGGCGGAACGCAGGTCATCGAAGGCCTGCGCAAACAAGGGAAACTGCCGGCGCGGGAAAGGATACAGAAACTGGTCGATCCGGGTTCTGATTTCCTCGAACTTTCCTCGCTCGCCGGTCATGAACTCTACGATTCCGCCGTTCCATCGGGCGGCATCGTCACCGGGGTCGGCATGATCCAGGGCCGTCCTTGCATGATCGTCGCCAACGACGCCTCGGTGAAAGGTGGAACCTATTTTCCGATCACTGTGAAAAAACATCTGAGGGCCCAGGAAATCGCGGCCCAGAATCATCTGCCCTGCATTTACCTCGTGGATTCGGGCGGAGCCTTCCTGCCGATGCAGGATGAAGTCTTTCCCGATAAGGATGACTTCGGCCGCATTTTCTATAACCAGGCGCGCATGAGCAGCCTCGGCATTCAGCAGATCAGTTCCGTCCACGGATTCTGTACGGCGGGCGGCGCGTATATTCCTGCCATGTCCGATCAAAGCGTGATCGTACGCGGCACCGGCACGATTTTCCTGGCCGGCCCTCCTTTGGTGAAAGCAGCAACCGGGGAAGAAGTCACCGCCGAAGAACTGGGCGGCGCGAAAGTTCACACCTCGATCAGCGGCGTGGCTGATCACATGGCGGAAAATGATGATCACGCGCTGCAGATCGTGCGGCAGATCGTCAAGTATCTCGGCAAGTCCGATCAGTGTCCGGTGAAACTCGAAACACCGGACGAACCGCATTATGATCCCGAGGAACTTTTGGGCGTCGTCCCCATGGATGCGCGCAAAGCCTATGATATAAGGGAAGTCATAGCCCGTGTGGTTGATGGCTCGCGGCTTTTCGAATTCAAACCCAACTACGGAACGACCCTGGTCACGGGTTTCGCGCATATCTGCGGCATTCCCGTCGGCATCATTGCCAATAACGGTGTGCTCTTCTCGGAAAGCGCTCTGAAAGGCACGCACTTCATCGAGCTCTGCTCCCAGGAAAAAATTCCGCTGCTCTTCCTTCAGAACATCACCGGCTTTATCGTCGGAAAAAAATACGAGCACGGCGGCATAGCCAAGGACGGTGCGAAACTCGTCCATGCCGTGGCGAATGCCAATGTTCCGAAGGTCACCTGCGTGGTCGGCGGCAGTTTCGGAGCGGGCAACTACGGGATGTGTGGTCGCGCCTATGAACCTCGTTATCTTTTCATGTGGCCGAACGCTCGCATTTCCGTGATGGGAGGTGAGCAGGCTGCCGATGTTCTTGCGACCGTGAAGGTGCAGCAGCTGGCGAAGCAGGGCAAGACTCTGACGTCGGATGAACTCGCCGCGATTCGCGAGCCGATTTTGAAGAAATATGAAAAAGAGAGTTCCGCCTATTATTCCAGCGCCCGGCTGTGGGATGACGGCGTGATCGATCCGAGGAAGACCCGGCAGGTTCTGGCCATGGCTTTGGCGAGTACGCTGCATCATAACTGGGACAAGACCGTCAACGGCGTCTTCCGCATGTAAGCGAGCGAGACGGCGAACGCCGTCTTCCGCAGGTAAGCGAACGTAGAACGTAATCTCAAGAGGGGCATCACATTATGAGTCAGAAAAAAGTCATTCGTATCGGAAATGCCGGAGGCTACTGGGGCGACGATCCAAACGCCTTGGAACGTCAGGTCAAGGGCGGTCGTCTGGATTACATCAGCATGGACTTCCTTGCGGAAATCACCATGTCCATCCTGCAAAAGCAGCGTTCCACCGATCCCGAGATGGGTTATGCCAAGGACTTCCTCGGCATGCTGAAGGGCGTTCTGCCCAAACTGCTGGCCGATAAAACCACAGTCATCACCAACGCCGGTGGCGTGAATCCGCAGAGCTGCGCCCGCGCGATCGCCAAACTCGCCAACGACATGGGCCTTCAGCCGCGGATTGCCATCGTCTATGGCGACGATATCTTGCCTGATTTGAAAGATCTTCAGGCCAAGGGCTGCAAGTTTGCGAATATGGAAAACGGCGAGGATTTCGCCACGGTTCAAAATAAAATCCAGGCCGCGAATATTTACTTCGGTGCGGCCCCGGTGGTGGAAGCCCTGAAATGGAAACCGGACATCATCGTCACGGGTCGCGTGACGGATACCGGCATCACGATCGCGGCGATGATCCATGAATTCGGCTGGAAACTGAACGATTGGGATCGCCTCGCCAGCGGCATCGTCGCCGGCCACATCATCGAATGCGGCTCGCAG
Encoded proteins:
- a CDS encoding ABC transporter permease subunit, whose amino-acid sequence is MAQAARKKTQGRGLLLQALALLIVVLILGLIIHNTVLNLEARGIASGFGFLSQPAGFDLAFHLLPYDETTTFGQLFIIALLNTLLVSAIGVVFASLLGLLVALARLSQNPLIRLLGTIYVETLRNIPLLLQLFFWYFAVLRNLPGPRESLEFFGVVYLNNRGLSIPFPMEPAAAFYIALALILGLIVGHYLRQAAVKKRVEAGRFPAWHLLPYAIPVIFPLLTLLLLGQRWQISWPELQGFNFSGGLQLIPEFVSLVAALSLYTAAFVAEIVRAGILSVQKGQMEASEALGLTRLDTMRLVILPQALRVILPPLTSQYLNLVKNSSLAAAIAFPDLVLVFSGTAINITGQAVEIMAMVMMVYLLLSLSISAAMNRYQSKTLHYLGQRS
- a CDS encoding amino acid ABC transporter substrate-binding protein gives rise to the protein MKSFWPSICGLSLLITSSWLQADTLDEVKKRGFLKCGVSQGLAGFSSPDKAGQWRGIDVDLCRGVAAATLGDANKVKYTSLSAKERFTALQSGEIDLLSRNTSWTIVRDTSLAVDFPGVLYYDGQGFMAPKKLNVKTLKDLNGATVCVNLGTTTELNLADYFRSQKMTYKLVAFEKNDEVVAAYDAGRCDVMSSDQSGLYADRTRLKKPEDHVILPEIISKEPLGPAVRHGDNRWGDIVRWTLFAMIEAEELKITSANVDQQKANSNPAVRRLLGMEGDLGKNLGLKADWALQVVKQVGSYQEIFERNLGANTPLKIARGQNALWRDGGLQYSMPFR
- a CDS encoding 3'-5' exonuclease, which produces MTQLQNSMFFDILFPADEDDAQGNSQLFLQKVLRHQLAGDSIVRDSTLVIFDFETTGLDSLRDRIIEVGAIKYQNGERVADFSTLIKPDIPLPEVASRITGITADMLENQPTIDEVLPKFLQFIDHTLLVAHNAEFDMAFLKHACHRLGYQIEWSCFCTLKLARQLLPDLESKNLDSLAQHYGLSFAARHRSIGDCEVTGAVLNSLLRGEGAGLQQWKDFSPFQVA
- a CDS encoding carboxyl transferase domain-containing protein, giving the protein MRISSKIDRNSEHFQQNVAWHQQLTQELNARLEEVRLGGGTQVIEGLRKQGKLPARERIQKLVDPGSDFLELSSLAGHELYDSAVPSGGIVTGVGMIQGRPCMIVANDASVKGGTYFPITVKKHLRAQEIAAQNHLPCIYLVDSGGAFLPMQDEVFPDKDDFGRIFYNQARMSSLGIQQISSVHGFCTAGGAYIPAMSDQSVIVRGTGTIFLAGPPLVKAATGEEVTAEELGGAKVHTSISGVADHMAENDDHALQIVRQIVKYLGKSDQCPVKLETPDEPHYDPEELLGVVPMDARKAYDIREVIARVVDGSRLFEFKPNYGTTLVTGFAHICGIPVGIIANNGVLFSESALKGTHFIELCSQEKIPLLFLQNITGFIVGKKYEHGGIAKDGAKLVHAVANANVPKVTCVVGGSFGAGNYGMCGRAYEPRYLFMWPNARISVMGGEQAADVLATVKVQQLAKQGKTLTSDELAAIREPILKKYEKESSAYYSSARLWDDGVIDPRKTRQVLAMALASTLHHNWDKTVNGVFRM